In Anoplopoma fimbria isolate UVic2021 breed Golden Eagle Sablefish chromosome 7, Afim_UVic_2022, whole genome shotgun sequence, the DNA window CCCTACAGGTCTGTTTGGTCTCTCTTGCTTCCTCCTCAGGGCAAGACATAAAGTCAGGAAGGGGATTGTTCATTGTGAGAGGTTTGGACGTGACATGACGCCCTGTGTTATGTAATGCCTGAGCTTGCAAGCCCCCCTGAGTGAAGCACTGGGTTTGAAGGATAGTGGTTTGGATAGGCCTCTCCCATCGACACACATAGACTATGCACAGAGGCATACATGCaggcatccacacacacacacacacacacacacacacacacacacacacacacacacacacacacacacacacacacacacacacacacacacacacacacacacacagaattacAAGGAGGCTGCCCcttgatttgttttgctttaacaAGGAATTAAGGGCTAAAGAAAATGCAGTGGAAGGTATTGCAATGTTGCACACTTGTGTATTGATACAACAGTATGTGTGATacaacagtatgtgtgtgtgtatatatatatatatatatatatatatatatgcaatcaatgttattaaaaaagcCCCTAACACTCAgtcatttaaaagtttaaaaagcaaaaaaaaaaattgtagcaAGAGGTACATTTTTTAACTTCAGTACCAAGAAATCATATGATGAGACATTAGCAAACTGCATGCACTCCTACTCAAATGTACTCATGACCAGCTGACCAGTCTGTAATCGTTTCATACAATAGAAAATTAAAGTGAAGGATCAGCACTTTTTGGATAGCCTGTGTCTTTGTTGCTAAGAAATAGTATTGAATTTGGCTATTAGGTTTTACTTCATTACTAACCACCAGTAGTGTAATGCCCAAACTTGACTCCAGAATTGagtaaaatctaaaaaaaatcaaatggaaaattTGGAAATGGATATATTAATGCCTGCTCTTTATTTGACATTAGGAAAGCCCTATTATCAATCACTATCTATGTTGTCAACCCAACCAGGGTACGGAGGTCCTTTGAAAGGCATCCCTCCGGAGAAGTTCAACAGTACAGCTGTACCAAAGTCCTACCACTCACCCTGGGAGCAGGCCATCATCAGTGACCCGGCATTGGTTGACATGCTCATCACCCATATGCCGGAGCCGGAGCCCAAACAAGATCTACCAGGATACAAAAGTTTCAACAGGTAACAACCTAACATACGGAAGGCaagtcattaataaaataaaattgtcaaCAAAATGCCACATTTAAAGAAGCATACACATATAAACTGATTTGTTGTTTAGCCTGTGTGACTTTCTGTAAAAAGCAGCCACTGTGACCCCAAGTAGCGATTATGTGATGATGGTAAATGTTTGACCGTGGGAGAACAAAATGAGACTCATAAAGTCTTAAAACTGACTCAGTGGTATCGACTATATACAGAAATATCTGAAGTTTGCttacattagccaccataagtATCTGGTCATACCAAACCAGGTAAGGCTGTCcttaatttctttttaactgAACATAGGTGCGTGTTATTGcttataaattaaatgtttatttcataaagttgtaatattttttttattcaaaactgACATAGCTTTGCTTCTATTTATCATGCGCACAAATGCTGGCTGAGCAAAATGAGTATTGTCCTTCATCTAACTCACAATGTACAAAAGTATGCTTTTCACTTAAAGTAGCCACCTCTTAGAATATGTCCTCCGGTCATAGTCTTCGCTTGGCTGTAATTAGTTGCATCACTTCAGATGTCACTGCAGTCCCTCTCATTAGCACATGACAACTACTGTTAAAACACTGTTCCTCCGTCACCTCCAGGGTGGCAACCCCGTTCGGTGGTTTCGGCAAAGAACCTAGACCTGCTCCCATCAAGGCCCTCCAGGTGGAACCCCTCCCCAACTACCCCGAGCTCCAGGGGGACGCGGAGGTGGATCGACCCTCCTTCAACAGATCTGCTCTGGGGTGGGTGTCGACCGGCGGCCCAATCCCC includes these proteins:
- the myoz2a gene encoding myozenin-2a — translated: MLEELSLASNRGSRLFKMRQRRSEKYTFETIQNENNNKLNNMILSQTENGSATDNHSSQNNADGDQSPAVPSDTPDTSMVADPNSIAPGYGGPLKGIPPEKFNSTAVPKSYHSPWEQAIISDPALVDMLITHMPEPEPKQDLPGYKSFNRVATPFGGFGKEPRPAPIKALQVEPLPNYPELQGDAEVDRPSFNRSALGWVSTGGPIPLQTVSFEPGLIPESEDL